The genomic DNA CAAGCGGCTGAAAAAGAAGGGGCAGGAGGTCGACTCTCTCGTCAACACCATGTGACCCAAGCGCGTAAACACATCTGAAAAAGCCCGGAAGAGGAGTTTCTCTTCCGGGCTTTGTCTGTCTGCCGAGTGCGGAAAGGGTTACCCTTGGCTTCCCTTTTGGCGGGCTTCCTCAAGACGTGCCTTTACGTAGGTCATGAGATCCTCGTCCCATGCGTCCACGTCGAAGCAGGTCGCGTCTTCGCCGAGCAGTCCTTCGGGGACTTCGTCGCCGCGTTCTTCGGGGTCGGAAATGAGTTCGCTGTAGAAGCAGACGGACAGCCAGCGGTCGGCGGGATCGTCGTCAATGACGTCGACCATGGCGAAGAGTGCCCGTGATTTCTGGTTCTCATGGGCGGCCCGCAGCGAATAGGTGATGCCGGGGCGTGCCACGTAGCTCAATTTGACGCCGTCTCCGGCTTCAAGAAATTCCTTGAGTTCGACAAAAGCTTTTCGGGTCTGGTTTTCATTGTCGGTCCAGTCATTCAGCAGGGCGTTCAGTTCTTCAATCTGGGAAGTCTCCATTGCGCGTCTCCTTAAGTGATAATTCCCAGAGGGATACGCCTGAGAAATGGTTTCGTCAACGGGGTGTTCAATACTATCTATCTTCCTACCTTAAAGGTCCGAAAGTGTTTTTCGTCGGGAAAATCTCCCAATACCGGCCTTGCGTTTGCCCATGACATATGTAACAGGGGGAACCCTCTGGCAGGCGTTGAAGGCTCTGTCAGAGACAATGACAAGATATATTTGAAGGAGCATGCAATGGCATCCAACGTGGAAGAAATCACGATCAATTATTCCGAGGACAACCAGCTTATCGTCAAGGAGCTGGACAAGGTTGTCCTGTCCAAGGGCGCATGGACCACCATCATTTTCCGTTATCAGGAACTGAACCGCGCCAAGGGCGAATACGGTCCGGAGAAATTCACCATCCGCCGTTACCAGAAGGTCGACGGCACATACCGCCCCAAATCAAAATTCAACATTTCCAGTCTGGCTCAGGCGCAGAAGATCGTCGACGCCCTCAACGGCTGGATTCAGTAAATGATTTCTCGCATCGGCGGGGCGACTGCTCCCCCGCCGATGTGAAAAAAGCAGGGGCGTTTCATGTTCCTTGGCGCACACATGTCCATCGCCGGAGGCCTTCATATGGCCTTTGAGCGCATTCAGGCCGTAGACGGTACTGCTCTCCAGATTTTCACCCGCAATCAGCGGCAGTGGAAAATTCCGCCCCTGACCCCATACGACATCGAACTGTTCACCGTTGCGCGCGAGCAGTGGGGAGATTTCCCCATCGCGGCACACGATTCCTACCTCATCAATCTCGCATCACCCAAAGAAGAGCAGGCCGAGCGGTCGCGCATCGGTTTTTCCGAGGAGCTTCGGCGTATCGAGGCGTTGAGCGTGCCGTATCTCGTCACGCATCCCGGTTCGCACCTCGGCGAGGGCGTTGAGGCCGGAATTCGGCGCTACGTCGAAAATCTTGACCGGGCCATTGAGGATTCCGGTACGCAGACCGGCATGGTACTTTTGGAAACCACTGCCGGACAGGGCACGAATCTCGGTTCCACATTCGAGGAACTCGCCCGCATAATCGAACTGTCGGCCCACTCCGACCGGCTCGGCGTCTGTTACGACACCTGTCATACGTTTGCGGCGGGATACGATATCCGCACCCCGGAAGCCTATGCAAAGACCTTTGACGCTTTTGACCGGCTCATCGGTCTGGACCGGCTCAGGTTCTTCCATCTCAATGACACCAAGAACGAATTCAATTCCCGCAAGGACCGGCATGAGCATATCGGTCAGGGGGAAATCGGTCTCGAAGGGTTTCGCAACCTCATGCAGGACCCGCGCTTCGCAGAGATACCCAAGACGCTTGAGACGCCCAAGGACAAGGATCTTGAGGATGACCGCCGCAATCTCGCCATCCTGCGGAAAATGGCGGAGGCATGATTTTGAGTAAACTCGACGCTGTCATTTTCGATTTTGACGGAACGCTGGCCGAGCTGACCATTGACTTCGACTTCATGAAGACGAAGATCGCGGCGTTGGGCGAGGTATTCCTTGGAGAACGGCCCGAACCGGACGGCACGCCCGCCTTGGAATGGCTGGAACATCTGGTGCAACAGACCATGGTGCTGGATCGTGACGAGGGGCTGGAGTTTCGCAGCCGGGGACGGTTGGTGATAACCGCCATGGAAATGGACGCGGCCCGGGAAGGGCGGCTCTTTGATTTCACGCGGCCGACATTCGAGATGCTCAGGGAGCGGGATGTGGCGGCAGGCGTGATTACCCGGAATATTTCAGCGGCGGTGCGGGTGGTGTTTCCCGACATAGATGACGTGGCGCAGGCATTTGTGCCGAGAGAGAGTGCCCGTGGCGTCAAGCCGGACCCCGAGCATCTGTTTCAGGCGCTGGAGTGCGTGGGCGCTGACCCTGCGAAGTCATTGATGGTGGGCGATCATCCCATGGATATCGAGACGGGCAGGGCCGCAGGTGCCCTGACTGCGGCGGTGACGAGCGGACGTGTAGACGCGGCCGGGTTTGCGGCGTGCAAGCCTGATTTTGTGGCGGAAGACGTGGGTGCGCTCATGGATCGGCTGCGGGAGTCCGGGTTGATTTAGCTGGATTATGGTTTTCAAGTAGACGGGATAGCAGTGGTAAGCCTTTGGAATAACGCCATGTCCGCCGACGAAGTGCGGGCGGCCATGAAAGAGAAGAGTGTTGACACCGTTCGGGAAAAGAGCGGTGAAAGCGATCTCGTGTCGGTGCAGGACGAACTGCGGCGCGTGGACAAGCTGTACGGTGAAGCCCTTGGGTATGCTCGTCAGTTCATAGACGACGTCCGTGACGGCAAGCCGTTTGATTTTCAGGATGCCGCGCCGCTGGTGAGCGGGTTTATCGATTCCGTGTTCCGCAACGAATCCGCGGCCGCAGCCATCGGTCGGCTCAAGGCGTTTGACGAATACACGTACACGCACTGCATCAATGTTTCGATACTGGCTGTTATCCTTGGGAAAAAGCTCGGCTATTCGCCGGAGAAGCTGGAGTTGGTCGGTATTGCAGGCCTGTTTCATGATGTGGGCAAGGCGGTCATTCCGGAGAGCATCCTCAACAAACCGGGCAAACTGACCGAGGATGAAATGGAGGTCATGCGTACGCATCCCCTGCGTGGCTACGGCATCCTCAAGGCGCAACAGAATATTCCGGTGGAGGTGCTGCGCGGCACACTGGAACACCATGAAAAGTATGACGGCAGCGGCTATCCCCGCGGCCTGAAAGGTGAGCAGATCAGTGATATCGCACGGTTGCTTGCCGTGGTGGACGTGTATGACGCACTGACAAGCAGGCGGGTGTATAAGGAACCCATGCCGCCGACCAAGGTGCTGGCCCTGATGTACAAATGGCGTGTGACCGATTTTCATCCCAATACCGTGGAGCTTTTCATCAAGAGTCTGGGAGTGTATCCCGTGGGCAGTTTTGTCCGGCTCAGTTCAGGGCTGCACGGCGTGGTTACCGATCTCAATCCCCTGGACCCGCTACGGCCGAAAGTGCGCGTCGCGTATGACGAGAACATGCAGCCGCTTGAAGTGAAAGACGAAGACCTCTCCCAAGGCGATCTGTCCATCATGGACGTCGTCAATCCCGATGACCACGGGATAGAAATTTACAGCCTGATTCAATAGCTCTCCCTTTTCCCCGGACAGAACTGTCACAGCACCTTTCCTGTCGCGTCATTTTTGTCGTTACCTTGCGAAATAAAAAGGATAATGGCAAATATCGTTCCCTTATCAATTTGATCTCTGATCAAAGAATATTCAGGCGTAATTCGCCGGGGGAACTATGTTGCGATTCAAGGACTGGAGTCTCAGGCTCAAGATACTCATTCCGACATTCACCATAATGTCGCTGGTGCTGCTGGCCAGCACGGTTGCGACGACCATGAAGGCGCAGGATCTGGCCATCACGCAGGCCAAGGAGCTGGCCGCCAAGCAGGCCCATGCTTACAGCCTTGATGTCGGCACCGACATGAATCTTGCCCTGACATTGACCCGTGCGGCCGGCGTCATGTTTGAAAAGGGTGCGGACTACAAGACCATTCCCGATCGTGAGTATCTGGATTCCGTCCTCGTGGGGATTCTGGAAACCCATGACGAAATCGCGGGTGCGTGGTGTGGGTTCCCTGCCAACCGGTACGATGGACGAGAAGACGAATACATGGATACGTACAAGGGTGCGTACCTGAACTGGTATCATCGTGATGGCGGAAAGATCGTCAGCCTTTTCCGCGGTGCGGGCAATGTCATCGGAAAGGGCTGGTTTGAAACGCCCATGGCGAGCCGGGTGGAAACCCTTACCGAACCGTATCCGTGGGAAGTGGACGGGAAGACGTTCTGGCTGGCCTCTGCCGGTATTGCCGTGAAAAAAGGCGGCAAAAGGGTCGGCGTTGTGGGTTTCGATTTCTACCTGAACGACATGCAGGACACCGTTCTCGGCATCAAGCCGTTTGAGACCGGGTATGCCATGCTCGTTTCCAATTCCGGCGCCATCGTGGCCCATCCGAATCCTGATTTGCTGAACAAGAATGTCGGTGAGTACCTTCCTCCCGAATATCGCGGCAGCATTGAGAGGGCGGTGAAAGAGGGCAGGAGTTTTTCCTATGAGGCAGCCTCTTACCTGACCGGAGAAGAACAGTATGTGCATTTTGCTCCGGTGAAGATCGGTCGAACCACCACCCCGTGGAGTCTGGCCGTGATGATTCCCATGGATAAGGTGCGGGAACAGGCCCACTCCATCGCCATCCTGAGTACGGTCATCGGTGTCGGTTCCGTGATCGTGCTGCTTCTTGTTCTCATTTTCATTGCCAATCTCATTACCGCTCCCATCAAGAAGGGGATCACGTTTGCCGAGACACTTGCAGGCGGCGACCTGACCACGGATATCGACGTCGAGCAGAAGGATGAGGTGGGCATGCTTGCCAATGCATTGCGCGCCATGGCCCAGCGGCTTCGGACGATCATTGGCGACGTCCGGGCGGCTACCGACAATGTGGCGAACGGCAGCGCGGAGCTTTCGGCCTCGTCGCAGACCCTGTCGCAGGGTGCCACCGAGCAGGCGGCCAATGTCGAAGAGGTCTCGGCTTCCATGGAAGAGATGGCCTCGAACATTCAGAGTAATGCGGAAAGCGCCACCAAGACGGAGCAGATCGCCAACAAGGCTGCAAACGATGCCGAGGAAAGCGGAAGGGCCGTGAATCAGGCCATGAACGCCATGACCGATATCGCGGAAAAGATCTCCGTCATTGAGGAGATCGCACGTCAGACCAACCTGCTCGCCCTAAACGCAGCCATCGAGGCCGCCCGTGCGGGTGAACACGGCAAGGGTTTTGCCGTGGTTGCCGCCGAAGTTCGCAAGCTGGCCGAACGCAGCGGAATCGCCGCCGCCGAGATCAGTGAACTGTCTTCGTCCACAGTGGCCGTGGCGCAGGAAGCCGGTGAAAAGCTCGATACGCTGGTGCCGGACATTCAGCAGACGGCACAACTCATTCAGGAGATCGCCGCAGCCAGCAACGAGCAGAATGCGGGCGTCAACCAGATCAACGACGCGGTGCAGCAGTTGGATCAGGTGATCCAGCAGAATGCTTCGGCGTCGGAAGAAATGGCCTCCACCTCTGAAGGTCTGGCCGGTGAAGCGGTCAATCTTCAGCAGTCGGTGAGCTTCTTCAATATCGGAGGACAGACCGGATACAGGCAGCCTTCGGCGCGTACCACGGTAGCACGCCGAGCCACGGCAAGGTCTTTGCCTGCGGCAACCCGCCCCGCTTCCACGGCACCTACGGGAGTCTCGCTGGACATGAAAGACGATGACGGCGGATTTGAACGCTTCTAGAAAGCAACCATGAAAACAAACGGGCGGAAGTCAATTGGCTTCCGCCCTTTTTGTTTTTCTGAAAATGCGAAAGGCAGAGAGCCGTCGCTGTCGCTCCTCCAAGCTGTAAGAGCCCTCCCGGCGGGGTTCTTTCTTTTTCCAAAGCAGAAAAGAAAGAACGAAAGAAACTGCTTTTGTTCTTAACTTCACCGCCTTGTATCTTCGAAACCAAGAATCTGATCAAACCGGGCCGCTCCCGAATCCAGTCGCCGGGGACGGCTCCGGGATTCGAAGAGCCGCG from uncultured Pseudodesulfovibrio sp. includes the following:
- a CDS encoding deoxyribonuclease IV gives rise to the protein MFLGAHMSIAGGLHMAFERIQAVDGTALQIFTRNQRQWKIPPLTPYDIELFTVAREQWGDFPIAAHDSYLINLASPKEEQAERSRIGFSEELRRIEALSVPYLVTHPGSHLGEGVEAGIRRYVENLDRAIEDSGTQTGMVLLETTAGQGTNLGSTFEELARIIELSAHSDRLGVCYDTCHTFAAGYDIRTPEAYAKTFDAFDRLIGLDRLRFFHLNDTKNEFNSRKDRHEHIGQGEIGLEGFRNLMQDPRFAEIPKTLETPKDKDLEDDRRNLAILRKMAEA
- a CDS encoding HAD hydrolase-like protein; translation: MILSKLDAVIFDFDGTLAELTIDFDFMKTKIAALGEVFLGERPEPDGTPALEWLEHLVQQTMVLDRDEGLEFRSRGRLVITAMEMDAAREGRLFDFTRPTFEMLRERDVAAGVITRNISAAVRVVFPDIDDVAQAFVPRESARGVKPDPEHLFQALECVGADPAKSLMVGDHPMDIETGRAAGALTAAVTSGRVDAAGFAACKPDFVAEDVGALMDRLRESGLI
- a CDS encoding HD-GYP domain-containing protein, with translation MSADEVRAAMKEKSVDTVREKSGESDLVSVQDELRRVDKLYGEALGYARQFIDDVRDGKPFDFQDAAPLVSGFIDSVFRNESAAAAIGRLKAFDEYTYTHCINVSILAVILGKKLGYSPEKLELVGIAGLFHDVGKAVIPESILNKPGKLTEDEMEVMRTHPLRGYGILKAQQNIPVEVLRGTLEHHEKYDGSGYPRGLKGEQISDIARLLAVVDVYDALTSRRVYKEPMPPTKVLALMYKWRVTDFHPNTVELFIKSLGVYPVGSFVRLSSGLHGVVTDLNPLDPLRPKVRVAYDENMQPLEVKDEDLSQGDLSIMDVVNPDDHGIEIYSLIQ
- a CDS encoding methyl-accepting chemotaxis protein, with product MLRFKDWSLRLKILIPTFTIMSLVLLASTVATTMKAQDLAITQAKELAAKQAHAYSLDVGTDMNLALTLTRAAGVMFEKGADYKTIPDREYLDSVLVGILETHDEIAGAWCGFPANRYDGREDEYMDTYKGAYLNWYHRDGGKIVSLFRGAGNVIGKGWFETPMASRVETLTEPYPWEVDGKTFWLASAGIAVKKGGKRVGVVGFDFYLNDMQDTVLGIKPFETGYAMLVSNSGAIVAHPNPDLLNKNVGEYLPPEYRGSIERAVKEGRSFSYEAASYLTGEEQYVHFAPVKIGRTTTPWSLAVMIPMDKVREQAHSIAILSTVIGVGSVIVLLLVLIFIANLITAPIKKGITFAETLAGGDLTTDIDVEQKDEVGMLANALRAMAQRLRTIIGDVRAATDNVANGSAELSASSQTLSQGATEQAANVEEVSASMEEMASNIQSNAESATKTEQIANKAANDAEESGRAVNQAMNAMTDIAEKISVIEEIARQTNLLALNAAIEAARAGEHGKGFAVVAAEVRKLAERSGIAAAEISELSSSTVAVAQEAGEKLDTLVPDIQQTAQLIQEIAAASNEQNAGVNQINDAVQQLDQVIQQNASASEEMASTSEGLAGEAVNLQQSVSFFNIGGQTGYRQPSARTTVARRATARSLPAATRPASTAPTGVSLDMKDDDGGFERF